Proteins found in one Abyssibius alkaniclasticus genomic segment:
- the pyrF gene encoding orotidine-5'-phosphate decarboxylase, which translates to MHPKDRLIVALDVPNALEGLRLVETLGDTVSFYKIGLGMLTGGGLALADEVKNLGKRVFLDLKLFDITATIEHAVRGLAQYEPDFLTVQGDPHVVRAAVAGRGDKPTRILAVTVLTSLDRSDLDLNLIKSGSMAEIVAERARLAFAAGADGVIASPHEAAIIRALPAAKGKLIVTPGVRPLGGDKGDQKRIATPAQAIAEGADHVVIGRPVWQAEDPRAAAEAIQAELLRAHQTNSRP; encoded by the coding sequence ATGCACCCGAAAGACCGCCTCATCGTCGCACTCGATGTGCCCAATGCGCTGGAAGGGCTGCGCCTGGTCGAAACCCTGGGTGACACGGTCAGCTTTTACAAGATCGGCCTGGGAATGCTGACCGGCGGCGGGCTGGCCCTGGCCGATGAGGTCAAGAATCTCGGCAAGCGCGTGTTTCTCGATCTGAAGCTGTTCGACATCACCGCCACAATCGAACATGCCGTGCGCGGCCTTGCCCAGTATGAACCGGATTTCCTGACCGTGCAGGGCGACCCACATGTCGTGCGCGCCGCCGTCGCCGGGCGGGGCGACAAACCCACCCGCATTCTGGCCGTCACCGTTCTCACCTCGCTCGACCGGTCCGATCTCGACCTCAACCTCATCAAATCCGGCAGCATGGCCGAAATCGTGGCCGAACGCGCCCGGCTGGCCTTTGCCGCCGGGGCCGATGGCGTCATCGCCTCTCCGCACGAAGCCGCCATCATCCGCGCCCTGCCCGCGGCAAAAGGCAAACTCATCGTCACCCCCGGTGTGCGCCCGCTTGGCGGCGACAAGGGTGATCAGAAGCGCATCGCCACCCCCGCCCAGGCCATTGCCGAAGGGGCCGATCATGTCGTCATCGGCCGCCCCGTCTGGCAAGCCGAAGACCCCCGCGCCGCCGCCGAAGCTATCCAGGCCGAGCTTTTGCGCGCCCACCAGACCAATTCGCGCCCCTGA
- a CDS encoding DNA polymerase IV, with translation MPESLCRDCCTLLADALERCPHCRSPRVLSHPELTTLDIAHVDCDAFYASVEKRDNPALRPVPLIVGGGQRGVVTTACYLARIKGVRSAMPMFQARKLCPEATIVPPRMAVYVEVSRQIRALMDALTPVVEPLSLDEAFLDLRGTQRLHHAPPAVMLARLARAVETEIGVTLSVGLSHNKFLAKIASDLDKPRGMALIGAAETESFLATLPISKIWGAGPVTQARLERDGIRKIGDILRYSEADLARKFGSFGLHLHALARGRDARRVSARETVKSISNETTFFEDTSDADLLDGHIWRLALKASDRAKARNIEGQTVTLKLKTARFRTLTRRRTLRAPTNLADDIYRVAAEMLAPCLPEGPFRLVGVGLGDLAVAGATATVGDLLDPQAARRHAAEAASDKIRAKFGKDAIKKGRALR, from the coding sequence ATGCCCGAATCACTCTGCCGCGATTGTTGCACCCTGCTTGCCGATGCGCTCGAACGCTGCCCGCATTGCCGCTCGCCGCGCGTCCTTTCGCATCCCGAACTCACCACGCTCGACATCGCCCATGTCGATTGCGACGCCTTTTACGCCAGCGTTGAGAAACGCGACAATCCCGCGCTTCGCCCGGTGCCGCTTATCGTTGGCGGCGGCCAGCGCGGTGTCGTCACCACCGCCTGCTATCTTGCGCGCATCAAGGGCGTGCGCTCGGCGATGCCCATGTTTCAGGCGCGCAAACTCTGCCCCGAAGCCACGATCGTGCCGCCCCGCATGGCGGTCTATGTCGAGGTCAGCCGCCAGATTCGCGCGCTGATGGATGCGCTCACCCCCGTGGTCGAGCCGCTTTCGCTGGACGAGGCCTTTCTCGATTTGCGCGGCACCCAGCGCCTGCACCATGCCCCGCCCGCGGTCATGCTCGCCCGCCTTGCCCGCGCGGTTGAAACCGAAATCGGCGTCACACTCTCGGTCGGGCTGAGCCATAACAAGTTCCTCGCCAAAATCGCCTCTGACCTTGATAAACCCCGCGGGATGGCGCTGATCGGGGCCGCGGAAACCGAATCGTTCCTCGCCACGCTTCCCATCAGCAAAATCTGGGGGGCCGGCCCGGTCACACAGGCGCGGCTGGAGCGCGACGGCATTCGCAAAATCGGCGATATCCTGCGCTATAGCGAAGCCGATCTCGCCAGAAAATTCGGCAGTTTCGGCCTGCATCTTCATGCCCTGGCGCGCGGGCGCGACGCGCGGCGTGTATCGGCGCGCGAAACCGTCAAATCCATCTCCAATGAAACGACGTTCTTTGAGGATACATCCGATGCCGACTTGCTCGACGGTCATATCTGGCGCCTGGCGCTCAAAGCCTCCGACCGGGCCAAGGCGCGCAATATCGAAGGGCAAACCGTAACCCTGAAGCTCAAAACCGCCCGGTTCCGCACCCTCACCCGCCGCCGGACCCTGCGCGCGCCCACCAATCTGGCCGATGACATTTATCGCGTCGCGGCCGAAATGCTCGCCCCCTGCCTGCCCGAAGGCCCGTTCCGGCTGGTCGGTGTCGGGCTTGGCGACCTTGCCGTAGCCGGTGCAACCGCGACCGTGGGTGATCTGCTCGACCCACAGGCCGCCCGGCGCCATGCCGCCGAGGCGGCGAGCGACAAGATTCGTGCGAAATTCGGCAAGGATGCCATCAAAAAGGGTCGCGCCCTGCGCTAG